A region from the Onychomys torridus chromosome 22, mOncTor1.1, whole genome shotgun sequence genome encodes:
- the LOC118572522 gene encoding 2'-5'-oligoadenylate synthase 1A-like codes for MEQELSSTPARELDKFIEDNLLPDTRFRAEVQAAINIMCKFLKEESFQGANHNVRVCKVVKGGSLGKGTDVNGRSDAELVVFVNNLNSFEDQLKKWGEFIQEIKKQLRKLQRENLIRLEFVIKGEQWPNSLALNFRLRSPDLDQEMEFDVLLAYDIPGETSFTDHVSINKKSMLKIYRELIETCTTLGLEGEFSTCFTELQQNFLKDHPDKLKSLIRLVKHWYQLCEEKLRKPLPHQYALELLTVYAWEHGSRAPEFNTAQGFRTVLELVKNQRHLQIYWTVYYDFEDEDISNYLQGQLERARPLILDPADPTRNVAGGNPVGWWLLAEEARAWLKFSCFKNCDNSTVRSWKVPMELDVPHQQPQVDNNWPCRPM; via the exons ATGGAGCAAGAACTCAGCAGCACTCCAGCCAGGGAGCTGGACAAGTTCATAGAGGACAACCTCCTTCCTGACACCAGATTCCGTGCTGAGGTCCAAGCAGCCATCAACATCATGTGTAAATTCCTGAAGGAGGAATCCTTCCAAGGTGCCAATCACAATGTGAGGGTCTGCAAGGTGGTGAAG GGCGGCTCCTTGGGTAAAGGCACCGATGTCAACGGCAGGTCGGATGCTGAGCTGGTCGTCTTTGTTAACAATCTCAACAGTTTTGAGGATCAGTTAAAGAAATGGGGAGAGTTCATCCAGGAAATTAAGAAACAGCTGCGCAAGTTACAGCGTGAGAATTTAATTCGACTGGAGTTTGTCATTAAGGGTGAACAATGGCCCAACTCCCTGGCACTCAACTTCAGGCTGAGGTCCCCTGACCTGGATCAGGAGATGGAGTTTGATGTTCTGCTCGCCTATGATATCCCTGG TGAAACCTCCTTTACAGATCATGTCAGCATCAACAAGAAGTCTATGCTCAAAATCTACAGAGAGCTCATCGAGACTTGCACAACCCTGGGGCTGGAGGGTGAGTTCTCCACCTGCTTCACAGAGCTCCAGCAAAACTTCCTGAAGGATCATCCAGACAAGCTGAAGAGTCTCATCCGCCTGGTCAAGCACTGGTACCAACTG TGTGAGGAGAAGCTAAGGAAACCGCTGCCCCACCAGTATGCCCTGGAGCTGCTCACAGTCTATGCCTGGGAACATGGGAGTAGAGCCCCTGAATTCAACACAGCCCAGGGCTTCCGGACAGTCTTGGAACTGGTCAAGAATCAGAGGCATCTTCAAATCTACTGGACAGTGTATTATGACTTTGAAGACGAGGACATCTCCAACTACCTGCAGGGACAGCTCGAAAGAGCCAG GCCCCTGATCCTGGACCCGGCTGATCCAACAAGAAACGTGGCTGGTGGGAACCCAGTAGGTTGGTGGCTGCTGGCAGAAGAAGCTAGGGCCTGGCTGAAGTTCTCATGTTTTAAGAATTGTGATAATTCCACAGTGCGCTCCTGGAAGGTGCCG atGGAGTTGGATGTACCACATCAGCAG CCTCAGGTGGACAACAACTGGCCATGTCGCCCCATGTGA
- the LOC118572521 gene encoding 2'-5'-oligoadenylate synthase 1A-like, which produces MAQKLSSIPARELDKFIEDNLLPNTRFRNEIRAAINIICTFLKERCFRGAAHPVRVSKVVKGGSSGKGTALKGKSEADLVVFLTNLTSFEDQLKRRGEFIQEIKKQLDELQRERHIRVKFEIQSSPWSNPRVLSFKLSSPQLQQEVKFDVLLAYDVLGQLNYIKPDPQIYAKLIRECTSLGREGEFSTCFTELQRNFLKDRPPKLKSLIRLVKHWYRLCKEELRQPLPPKYALELLTVYAWERGSGDTEFNTAQGFWTVLELVIKYRQLRIYWTVYYDFQHQYISDYLHSQLRRARPVILDPADPTGNVAGGNPESWCWLAGEALAWLNYPCFKNRDGSRVLSWDVPAEVDVPYRQEEDVPYHQGDENRTCILL; this is translated from the exons ATGGCACAGAAACTCAGCAGCATCCCAGCCAGGGAGCTGGACAAGTTCATAGAGGACAACCTCCTTCCCAACACCAGATTCCGTAATGAGATCCGAGCAGCCATTAACATCATATGTACATTCCTGAAGGAGAGATGCTTCCGAGGCGCTGCCCACCCTGTGAGGGTCTCCAAGGTGGTGAAG GGCGGCTCCTCAGGCAAAGGCACAGCACTCAAGGGCAAGTCGGAAGCCGACCTGGTGGTGTTCCTTACCAATCTCACCAGCTTTGAGGATCAGTTAAAGCGACGGGGAGAGTTCATCCAGGAAATTAAGAAACAGCTGGATGAGTTGCAGCGTGAGAGACATATCAGAGTGAAGTTTGAGATCCAGAGTTCACCGTGGTCCAACCCCCGGGTACTCAGCTTCAAACTGAGCTCCCCCCAGCTTCAACAGGAGGTGAAGTTTGATGTGCTGCTGGCCTATGATGTCCTGG GTCAACTCAATTACATCAAGCCTGACCCTCAAATCTATGCCAAGCTCATCAGGGAGTGCACCTccctggggagggagggtgagTTCTCCACCTGCTTCACAGAGCTCCAGAGAAACTTCCTGAAGGATCGTCCACCCAAACTGAAGAGTCTCATCCGCCTGGTTAAGCACTGGTACCGACTG TGTAAGGAGGAGCTGAGGCAgccgctgcctcccaagtatgCCCTGGAGCTGCTGACAGTCTATGCCTGGGAACGTGGGAGCGGAGATACTGAGTTCAACACAGCCCAGGGCTTCTGGACAGTCTTGGAACTGGTCATCAAGTACAGGCAGCTTCGAATCTACTGGACAGTGTATTATGACTTTCAACACCAATACATCTCTGACTACCTGCACAGTCAGCTCAGAAGAGCCAG GCCTGTGATCCTGGACCCTGCTGACCCAACAGGGAACGTGGCTGGTGGGAACCCAGAGAGCTGGTGTTGGCTGGCTGGAGAGGCTCTGGCCTGGCTGAACTACCCATGCTTTAAGAACAGGGATGGCTCCCGAGTACTCTCCTGGGATGTGCCG gCGGAGGTTGATGTACCATATCGGCAG gAGGAGGATGTACCATATCATCAG GGGGATGAGAACCGGACATGCATCCTCCTGTGA